A part of Selenomonadales bacterium genomic DNA contains:
- the rsmH gene encoding 16S rRNA (cytosine(1402)-N(4))-methyltransferase RsmH, producing the protein MEFHHISVLRDESVRGLVTKADGIYVDCTLGGSGHARAVIAQLNENARFIGIDQDEAAIRTAKERLADAPCHVDIVHSNFYELPAILANLGVDKVDGFLFDLGVSSHQLDIAERGFSYMQDAPLDMRMNPEQKFSAYDVVNTYSEGELHDIISSYGEERWSKRIAQFIVKERQMKPIETTFELVSVIKKAVPAGARKDGPHPAKRTFQAIRIEVNNELGILEDTFCSAVDHLNPGGRICVITFHSLEDRITKKTFQQLAKNCICPPSLPICTCSHRAKIKTVGKAIAPSAEELEYNPRARSAKLRIAEKL; encoded by the coding sequence ATGGAGTTTCATCATATTAGTGTATTGCGTGACGAGTCGGTTCGCGGATTGGTAACGAAAGCCGACGGGATATATGTCGATTGTACGTTGGGTGGCAGTGGTCACGCACGTGCGGTCATCGCGCAACTTAATGAGAATGCACGTTTTATTGGGATAGACCAAGACGAGGCGGCGATCCGAACGGCGAAAGAGCGTTTGGCTGATGCGCCGTGCCATGTCGATATCGTACACAGCAATTTTTATGAATTGCCTGCGATCTTGGCGAATCTTGGTGTTGATAAAGTAGACGGGTTTTTGTTTGATCTGGGGGTATCTTCGCATCAACTCGATATTGCGGAGCGTGGTTTCTCTTATATGCAGGACGCGCCGCTCGATATGCGTATGAATCCCGAACAGAAGTTTTCGGCGTATGATGTGGTCAATACGTATTCCGAAGGCGAATTACATGATATTATTTCGTCGTACGGCGAAGAGCGTTGGTCGAAACGTATTGCGCAGTTTATCGTAAAGGAGCGCCAGATGAAGCCGATCGAAACGACGTTCGAGCTTGTCAGCGTTATCAAAAAAGCGGTGCCTGCAGGTGCACGCAAGGATGGTCCGCATCCTGCCAAACGAACGTTTCAGGCGATCCGTATCGAGGTCAACAATGAATTGGGTATCTTGGAGGATACGTTCTGCAGTGCGGTCGATCACCTGAATCCGGGCGGTCGTATCTGCGTTATTACGTTCCATTCGTTGGAAGACCGTATCACGAAGAAGACGTTCCAGCAGTTGGCGAAAAATTGTATCTGTCCGCCATCGCTTCCGATCTGCACGTGCTCGCATCGTGCGAAGATCAAGACGGTAGGGAAGGCGATCGCGCCGTCGGCAGAGGAACTCGAATATAATCCGCGTGCGCGCAGTGCAAAGCTGAGGATCGCGGAGAAGTTATGA
- a CDS encoding DUF1858 domain-containing protein, whose amino-acid sequence MKLTKDMGIMEVVQRYPQTVEVFVSFGMGCLGCAAARFENIEQGAGAHGIDIDRLMEALNQAIGE is encoded by the coding sequence ATGAAATTGACAAAAGACATGGGCATCATGGAAGTTGTTCAGCGTTACCCGCAGACGGTTGAAGTTTTCGTTAGCTTCGGTATGGGTTGCCTCGGCTGTGCAGCTGCTCGTTTCGAAAATATTGAACAGGGCGCAGGCGCACACGGCATCGATATCGATCGTTTGATGGAAGCATTGAACCAAGCTATCGGCGAATAA
- a CDS encoding proline--tRNA ligase, which yields APTLREVPAEAEVISHKLMLRAGMIRKAAGGLYTYLPLAWRVLKKIENIVREEMDAKGGQELLMPIMQPAELWQESGRWDVYGEEMFRLRDRHDRPFCLGPTHEEMITSLVRSEVRSYRQLPLMLYQIQNKYRDERRPRFGLMRGREFIMKDLYSFDKDEAGLDISYQKMYEAYENIFRRCGLKCRPVEADGGAIGGKGTHEFMVFADSGEAGVVYCDECNFAANEEKAELFPIKAEAEELGEVTLVHTPDTKTIASVAEYLDIDITKTVKAVAYATEKGAVLVFVRGDHEVNEVKVQNAMECIQIDMASEAQIADFGSVGGFMGPIGLNRDNVTVIVDETVKNMVNAVYGANQADHHYTNVNYGRDYEADIVTDVRLIQEGDPCPHCGAPVKAARGIEVGQVFKLYTKYSAALKATFLDENGKEKPMVMGCYGVGVSRTMAAAIEQNHDENGIIWAASIAPYHAVIVPINAKDEAQMALAEELYEALGAAKVECVLDDRKERAGVKFKDADLIGYPLKITVGPKAVQENQIEVKVRKTGETYYFTKETYLEEVQALLKTL from the coding sequence GCTCCTACGCTTCGCGAAGTACCGGCAGAAGCAGAAGTTATCAGCCATAAATTGATGCTCAGAGCAGGTATGATCCGCAAAGCGGCAGGTGGCCTTTACACGTATTTACCGCTTGCATGGCGTGTACTTAAAAAAATAGAAAATATCGTCCGTGAAGAAATGGATGCCAAAGGCGGTCAGGAACTCCTTATGCCGATCATGCAGCCGGCAGAACTTTGGCAGGAATCGGGTCGTTGGGACGTATACGGCGAAGAAATGTTCCGCTTGAGAGATCGTCATGATCGTCCGTTCTGCTTGGGCCCGACGCATGAAGAAATGATCACGTCGCTCGTTCGCTCGGAGGTGCGCTCGTATCGTCAGCTCCCGCTCATGCTCTACCAGATTCAGAACAAATACCGCGACGAACGCCGCCCGCGTTTCGGCTTGATGCGTGGTCGCGAATTCATCATGAAAGACTTGTACTCGTTCGACAAAGACGAAGCAGGTCTTGATATCAGCTATCAGAAAATGTACGAAGCGTACGAAAACATCTTCCGTCGCTGCGGTCTTAAATGCCGTCCTGTTGAAGCAGACGGTGGTGCGATCGGCGGTAAAGGCACGCACGAATTCATGGTATTCGCTGACTCGGGTGAAGCAGGCGTCGTATACTGCGACGAATGTAACTTCGCTGCCAACGAAGAAAAAGCTGAACTCTTCCCGATCAAAGCAGAAGCGGAAGAACTTGGCGAAGTAACGCTCGTACATACGCCTGATACGAAAACGATCGCAAGCGTTGCCGAGTACCTTGATATCGATATTACCAAAACAGTCAAAGCTGTTGCTTACGCGACGGAAAAAGGTGCGGTTCTCGTATTTGTACGCGGTGACCACGAAGTCAACGAAGTAAAAGTACAGAACGCAATGGAATGCATCCAGATCGACATGGCAAGCGAAGCGCAGATCGCAGACTTTGGCAGTGTCGGCGGTTTCATGGGTCCGATCGGTCTTAACCGTGACAATGTAACTGTCATCGTTGATGAAACAGTCAAAAATATGGTCAATGCTGTCTATGGTGCCAACCAAGCAGACCATCACTATACGAATGTCAACTATGGCCGCGACTACGAAGCAGACATCGTAACAGACGTTCGCCTTATCCAAGAAGGAGACCCGTGCCCGCATTGCGGCGCGCCTGTCAAAGCGGCTCGCGGTATCGAAGTCGGTCAGGTATTCAAACTCTATACGAAATACAGTGCTGCTCTCAAAGCAACATTCCTTGATGAAAACGGCAAAGAAAAACCGATGGTAATGGGTTGCTACGGTGTCGGTGTCAGCCGTACGATGGCAGCTGCTATCGAACAGAACCACGACGAAAACGGTATCATCTGGGCGGCATCCATCGCTCCGTACCATGCTGTTATCGTGCCGATCAATGCGAAAGACGAAGCACAGATGGCACTTGCCGAAGAACTCTACGAAGCACTCGGTGCGGCAAAAGTAGAATGTGTTCTCGACGATCGTAAAGAGCGTGCAGGCGTTAAATTCAAAGATGCCGACCTCATCGGATATCCGCTCAAGATCACGGTAGGCCCGAAAGCTGTTCAGGAAAACCAGATCGAAGTCAAAGTCAGAAAAACGGGTGAAACGTACTACTTCACAAAAGAAACGTATCTTGAAGAAGTACAGGCACTCCTTAAAACGCTGTAA
- the ftsL gene encoding cell division protein FtsL, which translates to MLVKERVVIEEPYEEYAHKKQSAPSVRTKIVRKTKPNRLLRSVAGILALVVVASTLTMCMSAQSYDATKALRTDKETLAKLVKENEHLQLDLARLKSPERIQAIAKDELKMSVPKVDYRPTTRTVAAPTPQVQLPKQTATNNIVVKMENFIKNIIS; encoded by the coding sequence TTGTTAGTAAAAGAACGAGTCGTAATTGAAGAGCCGTATGAAGAGTATGCGCATAAGAAGCAGTCTGCACCTTCTGTGCGTACGAAGATCGTGCGCAAGACGAAGCCGAATCGTCTTCTTCGCAGTGTCGCAGGGATACTTGCTCTGGTCGTTGTAGCAAGTACGCTGACGATGTGTATGAGTGCTCAAAGCTATGATGCGACGAAGGCACTCAGAACAGATAAAGAAACGTTGGCGAAGCTCGTGAAGGAGAATGAACATCTTCAGTTGGATCTGGCTCGGTTAAAATCACCGGAACGCATTCAAGCGATCGCAAAAGATGAGTTGAAGATGTCTGTGCCGAAGGTGGATTATCGTCCGACGACGAGAACGGTAGCGGCACCGACACCGCAAGTTCAGTTGCCAAAACAGACTGCGACGAACAACATTGTCGTCAAAATGGAGAATTTTATTAAGAATATCATTTCATAA